The genomic segment GCGCCACGTCGGCGACGGTCTTGAGCTCCAGGACGACGTCCCGCTCCTCGCCGGGCACACCGAGCAGCGCGAAGCCGGGTGCCTTGCGGCGGGCGGAGGCGAGCGCCGCGTTGCCGAGGCCACCGCGGCCACCCTGGCCCGCGACGAAGGTGGTGCCCTGGCCGACCAGGTCGGCGAGGACGTTGCCCTGCTTGTCGAGGACGACCGTGCCGTCCGGCACGGGCAGGACCAGGTCCTGGCCGTCCTTGCCGGAGCGGTTGTCGCCGGCGCCGGGCTGGCCGTTGGTGGCCTTGCGGTGCGGGCTGTGGTGGTAGTCGAGGAGCGTGGTGACGTCCTGGTCCACAACCAGGATCACGTCACCGCCGCGGCCGCCGTTCCCGCCGTCGGGGCCCCCGAGCGGCTTGAACTTCTCACGGTGGACGGAGGCACAGCCGTGGCCCCCGTTACCCGCGGCGGCGTGCAGCTCGACGCGGTCCACGAAGGTGGTCATGGTTGGTGCCTCCTGAAACTTACGGAAATGTCTTAGCTGTAACACGCGAAAGGCGGACCCGCTTCCCGATCACCGGGAAGAGGTCCGCCCTCGCAGAACTCGCTCGACGAGCGCCTTGATCAGTCGGAAAGACGGATTCAGGCGGCCGGAACGATGTTCACGACCTTGCGGCCACGGTGGGTACCGAACTCCACCGCACCGGCGTCCAGCGCGAACAGGGTGTCGTCCTTGCCGCGGCCGACGCCCGAGCCCGGGTGGAAGTGGGTGCCGCGCTGGCGGACCAGGATCTCACCGGCGTTGACGAGCTGACCGCCGAAGCGCTTCACGCCGAGCCGCTGAGCATTGGAGTCGCGCCCGTTCCGAGTGGACGATGCGCCCTTCTTGTGTGCCATCTTGTCTCAGTCCCTTACTTCGCAGCCGTGGGGATGCCGGTGATCTTGATCGCCGTGTACTGCTGGCGGTGACCCTGACGACGGCGGTAACCGGTCTTGTTCTTGTAGCGAAGGATGTCGATCTTCGCGCCCTTGTGGTGGTCCACGACCTCGGCCTGGACCTTGATGCCGGCCAGCACCCACGGGTCGCTGGTCACAGCGTCGCCGTCGACAACGAGCAGGGTCGAGAGCTCGACCGTGTCGCCAACCTTGGCAGTGGAAATCTTGTCAACCTCAACGATGTCGTCGACAGCAACCTTGTGCTGGCGACCACCGCTGCGCACGATGGCGTACACGCGGATCTCTCTCTCGCTCGGAACGGGACCCCCGCAGTCCAGCCGCCCGCAGAAGCGGAAGCGGCCTCTCTCACGGCCGGGGCCACGAGAGGAAAAAGGTTTACAGGGGGCGGGCGTGCATAGGAAC from the Streptomyces venezuelae genome contains:
- the rpmA gene encoding 50S ribosomal protein L27, which codes for MAHKKGASSTRNGRDSNAQRLGVKRFGGQLVNAGEILVRQRGTHFHPGSGVGRGKDDTLFALDAGAVEFGTHRGRKVVNIVPAA
- the rplU gene encoding 50S ribosomal protein L21 gives rise to the protein MYAIVRSGGRQHKVAVDDIVEVDKISTAKVGDTVELSTLLVVDGDAVTSDPWVLAGIKVQAEVVDHHKGAKIDILRYKNKTGYRRRQGHRQQYTAIKITGIPTAAK